A DNA window from Candidatus Binatia bacterium contains the following coding sequences:
- a CDS encoding choice-of-anchor Q domain-containing protein, producing the protein MRKRALRCGGLGLALLLHCLTLPSRALACVVGTGSGGSCTEAALTACLPGGLSFDGTVTFNCGGAATITVTSIKTISADTTIDGGSPITISGGYSVGVFSVNTGVTFTVQNLTIANGSSTSSGGGIYSYGTLTVTNSTFSSNRANRFYYGAAGGGIYNDGGTLTVTNSTFFDNSANGGGGGGIYNNGGTVTVTSSTFFDNSAVGGGGMFNYSVYSGGTLTVTNTIVANSTSGGNCAGSVTDGGDNIDDGTTCGFTGTGCTSTSGSSFCGTNPHLDPAGLANNGGPTQTIALQAGSPAVNAGDESVCAAPPVNNLDQRGYVRPGDGATSCSIGAYEYNSVPASPTTCEGDCSSDRHVTG; encoded by the coding sequence ATGAGGAAGAGAGCATTGCGCTGCGGCGGCTTAGGGCTGGCTCTGCTCCTGCACTGTCTCACTCTGCCCTCGCGCGCCCTGGCGTGCGTCGTGGGCACCGGCTCGGGTGGGAGCTGCACCGAGGCAGCGCTGACTGCCTGCCTCCCAGGCGGCTTGAGTTTCGACGGCACCGTGACCTTCAACTGCGGCGGCGCCGCCACGATTACCGTCACCAGCATCAAGACCATTAGCGCCGACACCACCATTGATGGCGGGAGTCCGATCACGATCAGCGGCGGGTACAGCGTGGGCGTCTTCTCCGTGAACACTGGCGTCACGTTCACGGTCCAGAACCTGACCATCGCCAACGGCAGTAGCACGAGTAGCGGCGGCGGCATCTACAGCTACGGCACGCTGACGGTCACCAACAGCACCTTCTCCAGCAATAGGGCGAACAGGTTCTACTACGGCGCCGCCGGCGGCGGCATCTACAACGACGGCGGCACGCTGACGGTCACCAACAGCACCTTCTTTGACAATAGCGCGAACGGCGGCGGCGGCGGCGGCATCTACAACAACGGCGGCACGGTGACGGTCACCAGCAGCACCTTCTTCGACAATAGCGCGGTCGGCGGCGGCGGCATGTTCAACTACAGCGTGTACAGCGGCGGCACGCTGACGGTCACCAACACTATCGTCGCCAATAGCACCTCGGGCGGCAATTGTGCCGGCAGCGTTACTGATGGAGGCGACAACATCGACGACGGCACGACGTGTGGTTTCACGGGCACCGGCTGCACCAGTACCAGCGGCAGCTCGTTCTGTGGCACCAACCCCCACCTCGACCCGGCAGGTTTGGCTAACAACGGCGGACCGACCCAAACCATCGCGCTCCAAGCGGGCAGCCCGGCGGTCAACGCTGGAGACGAGTCGGTCTGCGCGGCGCCGCCGGTGAACAACCTCGACCAGCGCGGCTACGTCCGGCCGGGTGATGGCGCCACAAGCTGCTCCATCGGCGCGTACGAGTACAACTCGGTCCCAGCCTCACCAACGACGTGTGAAGGCGACTGCAGCAGCGACCGCCACGTGACCGGTTGA
- a CDS encoding DUF480 domain-containing protein has translation MQRDIQLDPHEARVFGVLIEKALTTPEQYPLSINAATNGANQKSNRDPVVSLDEDHVAMALERLVQKYLARKVFPANSRVEKYCHNGKDGLGLEVLELAILAELLMRGPQTAGELRTRASRMQPIESLDQLMALLAPLIERGFVQHVAPAPGSRAERYVQLLSPDLHPLDAPPPAYASAGHELPGPATPVGDLAARLEALAAEVERLRQQCQALAAKLGHTFDV, from the coding sequence ATGCAGCGCGACATTCAGTTGGACCCTCACGAGGCGCGGGTATTCGGAGTGCTGATCGAGAAGGCATTGACGACCCCGGAGCAGTATCCGCTGTCGATCAATGCCGCGACCAACGGCGCCAATCAGAAGAGCAATCGCGATCCGGTGGTGTCCCTCGACGAAGATCACGTGGCCATGGCGCTGGAGCGCCTGGTGCAGAAATACCTGGCACGCAAGGTCTTCCCGGCGAACAGTCGGGTGGAGAAGTACTGCCACAATGGCAAGGACGGGCTCGGCCTTGAAGTCCTGGAGTTGGCGATCCTGGCCGAGTTGCTCATGCGTGGCCCGCAGACCGCGGGCGAACTCCGCACGCGTGCGAGCCGCATGCAGCCGATCGAGTCGCTGGACCAGCTCATGGCGCTCCTCGCCCCGCTGATTGAGCGCGGCTTCGTGCAACACGTCGCGCCGGCACCGGGGTCACGCGCCGAACGCTACGTGCAGTTGTTGAGCCCTGATCTTCATCCGCTCGATGCCCCGCCGCCGGCATACGCCAGCGCCGGCCACGAGTTGCCCGGCCCCGCTACGCCGGTCGGAGATCTCGCCGCCCGGCTCGAAGCGCTCGCAGCCGAGGTCGAGCGGCTGCGTCAGCAGTGCCAGGCACTTGCCGCCAAGCTCGGGCACACGTTCGACGTGTAA